In Sutterella faecalis, a genomic segment contains:
- a CDS encoding P-II family nitrogen regulator, producing the protein MKQIVAVIKPFKLDDVREALGEAGVHGLTVTEVKGFGRQKGHTELYRGAEYIVDFLPKLKVETVVADDIAETAVEAIRRAAHTGKIGDGKIFVFDVEQVIRIRTGETGEAAV; encoded by the coding sequence ATGAAGCAGATCGTCGCCGTCATCAAGCCCTTCAAGCTTGACGATGTCCGGGAAGCGCTCGGCGAGGCCGGCGTGCATGGCCTCACGGTCACAGAAGTCAAGGGCTTCGGCCGCCAGAAAGGTCATACCGAGCTTTATCGCGGTGCGGAGTACATCGTCGACTTCCTGCCGAAGCTCAAGGTTGAGACGGTGGTGGCGGACGATATCGCGGAAACGGCGGTTGAAGCCATTCGCCGCGCCGCGCATACCGGCAAGATCGGCGACGGCAAGATCTTCGTCTTCGACGTGGAACAGGTGATCCGCATTCGTACGGGCGAAACCGGCGAAGCCGCGGTCTGA
- the lolA gene encoding outer membrane lipoprotein chaperone LolA, protein MMNQVFLPRRTLLLAALGALLPSAAFALDGKALLDKFLSEVSGAEGAFRQETRDRTGKVTNAAEGTFAFLRPGAFDWVYEKPWRQRIVSDGKTIWVYDEDLMQVTVRQAGDALSQTPAALLFGAGKLPDGWREMSAGDLITLTPDEPQGGFERVEVKFAGSGLPDLLRLHDSFGQTTTIVFTRFEKALPDAARFLFKVPQGVEVLQSP, encoded by the coding sequence ATGATGAACCAGGTCTTTCTCCCGCGCCGCACGCTTCTTCTTGCTGCGCTCGGAGCGCTTCTCCCGTCGGCCGCCTTTGCGCTGGACGGCAAGGCGCTCCTTGACAAATTCCTGAGTGAGGTTTCCGGCGCCGAAGGCGCATTCCGCCAGGAAACCCGGGATCGAACGGGGAAAGTCACCAATGCTGCTGAAGGCACGTTTGCCTTCCTGCGCCCGGGGGCTTTCGACTGGGTTTATGAAAAGCCCTGGCGCCAGAGAATAGTGAGCGACGGGAAGACCATCTGGGTCTATGACGAGGATTTGATGCAGGTGACCGTCAGGCAGGCGGGGGATGCGCTTTCTCAAACGCCTGCGGCTCTTCTCTTCGGGGCGGGAAAGCTACCCGACGGCTGGCGGGAAATGAGTGCCGGCGACCTGATTACGCTTACGCCCGATGAACCCCAGGGGGGATTCGAACGCGTGGAAGTGAAATTCGCGGGTTCCGGGCTGCCGGATCTTTTGCGGCTCCATGACAGCTTCGGTCAGACGACGACAATCGTATTCACCCGGTTTGAAAAGGCGCTTCCTGATGCCGCCCGTTTTCTATTCAAGGTTCCTCAGGGAGTGGAAGTGCTTCAATCTCCCTGA
- the mobA gene encoding molybdenum cofactor guanylyltransferase MobA, translating to MGAIRKENVTGLIFAGGKATRMGGANKALLRMNGRPLIAWVAESLQSQTSRLVISANRDPEAFKAFSPDIVQDRTESFPGPLAALDAAYAAGIIHTEWVLTAPCDAPWLPKNLLERFAQAQEQALRDGRDPNAFVAETSGHYQSAVACVRTECLRLARASIEADERRLRYWYKTLNAEAVPFPDEGAFANLNTREELEAASRDGKIFFGHS from the coding sequence ATGGGTGCAATACGTAAGGAGAATGTGACCGGCCTCATCTTTGCGGGGGGAAAGGCCACCCGGATGGGTGGCGCCAATAAGGCGCTCCTCCGGATGAATGGTCGTCCGCTGATTGCCTGGGTAGCGGAATCTCTTCAATCTCAGACCTCCCGCCTCGTCATTTCCGCCAACCGCGATCCGGAGGCTTTCAAAGCCTTTTCGCCTGATATCGTTCAGGACCGGACGGAAAGCTTTCCCGGGCCTCTTGCAGCGCTTGATGCCGCTTATGCAGCCGGAATCATCCATACTGAGTGGGTGCTTACCGCTCCCTGCGACGCGCCCTGGCTCCCGAAGAATCTCCTTGAGCGCTTTGCTCAGGCGCAGGAGCAGGCTCTTCGCGATGGACGGGATCCGAATGCATTTGTTGCGGAAACTTCCGGGCACTATCAGAGCGCAGTTGCCTGCGTGAGGACGGAGTGCCTCAGGCTTGCAAGAGCCTCGATTGAGGCCGATGAACGAAGGCTTCGCTATTGGTACAAAACGCTCAACGCCGAAGCCGTTCCATTCCCGGATGAGGGAGCATTTGCCAACCTCAATACCCGTGAGGAGCTTGAGGCTGCGTCGAGGGATGGAAAAATATTTTTCGGGCACTCTTGA
- a CDS encoding DNA translocase FtsK — protein MAKKNARAKGTKNAKSGVAAEEKFDSAKAVEALERAEADAERKARRAQARREMRERFAEAFIGLARFLWERSWAFSVPAALLLALALGTYSPDDPAFSVATARTPANFCGVWGAWCADFLLSLFGLSAWWFVLGLAMVAFFAFRSKLRAERGETNPERINPPKFTAFFGLCALMIGSTAFEAMRIAKSPVALPGNPGGILGNTLSYAVMHYVGAGVALVVFLLLSAIGISLLMDFSWTDAAEKIGRFIDERILSRLSRRKLEEESRLPAEPDEAEVPRVNIPVYEPSALSQEIEIVKPSSEALNSGASLFPEEVLTTRSPKEPSSSERPSLMLLDDADAARRGTDEETIQMTSRLIVAKLKSYGIDSEVMGAQPGPVITQYWLEPGAGVKGSQIENVRDDLRRALGVQAVRIVLSVPGTSYVGLEVPNPVREMVRLKEIIKSEAFEKSRSALTLAIGKDIAGKPFVMDLAKTPHLLVAGTTGSGKSVGINAMILSMLFRNDPTQLRLVLIDPKMLEFSLYNGIPHLLTPVVTDMNKASAALKWLTGEMDRRYAVMSRVGVRQFSSFNEKVAEANRRGEPIRDPMAAKDDPLAENLEPWPYIVCVVDELADLMLTNRKEVEGEITRLTQKARAAGIHLILATQRPSVDVVTSLIKANVPTRISFQVASATDSRVILGESGAEQLLGNGDMLLHRPGTPGATRIQGCFVADGEVSRVAEELKKQGSPSYVAGVTETEEDAGGSDAGDAGGRRSGESDPLYDKAVALVLEEKRASISFVQRHLGIGYNRAANLLEAMESAGLVSKPSSMGKRTILVPDRN, from the coding sequence ATGGCGAAGAAAAACGCCCGCGCAAAGGGCACGAAAAATGCGAAGTCCGGCGTGGCGGCGGAAGAAAAGTTTGATTCCGCGAAGGCCGTGGAGGCGCTTGAGCGCGCTGAAGCCGATGCGGAAAGAAAGGCCCGCAGGGCTCAGGCGCGACGTGAAATGCGCGAGCGTTTTGCAGAAGCGTTTATTGGACTCGCGCGCTTCCTCTGGGAACGGAGCTGGGCATTTTCCGTTCCGGCGGCGCTCCTTCTCGCGCTCGCGCTCGGAACCTATTCGCCCGATGATCCGGCTTTTTCCGTCGCCACGGCGAGAACGCCCGCGAATTTCTGCGGCGTCTGGGGAGCCTGGTGCGCTGATTTCCTTTTGAGCCTCTTCGGACTTTCAGCCTGGTGGTTCGTACTCGGCCTGGCCATGGTCGCTTTCTTTGCCTTCCGCTCGAAACTGAGAGCAGAACGCGGGGAGACGAATCCAGAGCGCATTAATCCCCCCAAATTCACGGCCTTTTTCGGTCTCTGCGCCCTCATGATCGGCTCAACGGCGTTTGAGGCAATGCGGATCGCCAAGTCGCCCGTTGCGCTTCCCGGGAATCCGGGCGGCATTCTGGGCAATACGCTCTCCTATGCCGTCATGCACTATGTCGGCGCCGGCGTCGCGCTTGTCGTGTTTCTTCTCCTTTCGGCCATCGGCATTTCGCTTCTGATGGATTTTTCCTGGACGGATGCGGCGGAGAAAATCGGTCGCTTTATTGATGAGCGGATTCTTTCCCGTCTGAGCCGCAGAAAACTCGAGGAAGAAAGTCGTCTGCCGGCTGAACCCGATGAGGCCGAAGTTCCCCGCGTCAATATTCCGGTTTATGAGCCCTCGGCGCTTTCTCAGGAAATTGAGATCGTGAAGCCCTCGTCCGAGGCGCTCAATTCCGGCGCATCTCTCTTCCCCGAGGAAGTTCTCACGACGAGGAGCCCCAAGGAACCCTCATCCTCCGAACGCCCGAGCCTTATGCTCCTTGACGACGCAGACGCGGCGCGGCGCGGCACCGATGAGGAAACGATTCAGATGACGAGCCGTCTGATCGTGGCGAAATTGAAGAGCTACGGCATCGATTCGGAAGTGATGGGCGCGCAGCCCGGGCCCGTCATCACCCAGTATTGGCTTGAACCCGGCGCAGGGGTCAAGGGTTCTCAGATCGAAAATGTGCGCGACGATCTGCGCCGCGCGCTTGGCGTGCAGGCCGTGCGCATCGTGCTCTCCGTTCCGGGAACAAGCTACGTGGGTCTTGAGGTGCCGAATCCCGTACGCGAAATGGTTCGCCTCAAGGAAATCATCAAGAGCGAAGCCTTTGAAAAGAGCCGCTCGGCCCTTACGCTCGCCATCGGCAAGGACATTGCCGGCAAGCCCTTCGTCATGGATCTCGCCAAGACTCCGCACCTTCTGGTCGCGGGCACCACGGGTTCAGGCAAGTCTGTCGGCATCAATGCGATGATTCTCTCGATGCTCTTCAGAAACGATCCTACGCAGCTGCGTCTCGTTCTGATCGATCCGAAGATGCTCGAATTCTCGCTCTATAACGGCATTCCGCATCTCCTTACGCCTGTCGTCACCGACATGAATAAGGCGAGCGCCGCGCTCAAGTGGCTGACGGGCGAGATGGACCGGCGCTACGCCGTCATGAGCCGCGTGGGCGTGAGGCAGTTTTCGAGCTTTAACGAAAAGGTTGCGGAGGCAAACCGCCGCGGCGAACCCATTCGCGATCCGATGGCGGCGAAGGATGATCCGCTCGCGGAAAATCTCGAACCCTGGCCCTACATCGTCTGCGTGGTCGATGAGCTTGCCGACCTGATGCTCACGAACCGCAAGGAGGTTGAAGGCGAAATCACCCGCCTCACGCAGAAGGCGCGCGCAGCAGGCATTCACCTTATTCTCGCCACGCAGCGTCCGTCGGTCGATGTGGTTACGTCCCTCATTAAGGCAAACGTTCCGACGCGCATTTCCTTCCAGGTGGCTTCCGCTACCGACAGCCGAGTGATTCTTGGCGAATCGGGGGCGGAGCAGCTTCTTGGAAACGGCGACATGCTGCTCCATCGTCCCGGCACGCCCGGCGCTACCCGCATTCAGGGGTGCTTCGTGGCGGACGGAGAGGTTTCCCGCGTGGCCGAAGAACTTAAAAAACAGGGTTCTCCCTCCTATGTGGCGGGCGTTACGGAAACAGAGGAGGATGCGGGAGGTTCTGACGCGGGTGATGCGGGCGGACGCCGCTCGGGCGAGAGCGATCCGCTTTACGACAAGGCGGTGGCGCTCGTTCTCGAAGAAAAGCGCGCTTCCATTTCCTTTGTGCAGCGCCACCTCGGGATCGGCTACAACAGAGCCGCTAATCTGCTTGAAGCCATGGAATCCGCGGGACTTGTGAGCAAGCCGTCGTCCATGGGCAAGCGCACGATTCTCGTGCCCGACCGCAATTGA
- a CDS encoding Smr/MutS family protein produces MAQYHDLSDLKKLSRDLKAQAKAAEEAKKKALAESRKLNEAGDAFRAAMKELGVSPKDVTRGRVVKPVLKPRPVARQHEAEKQEVLAASLSDECDPVIFLESEDGLMFRRPDVPPEIPRKLYRGEWTVQAHIDLHGLFVDEAREAVLKFLRNAQIRGDRCLRIVHGKGYNSEGGHSVLKEMVRRWLKQRSEVMAFVQAPPHDGDAGAVIVLLDQKRRFTP; encoded by the coding sequence ATGGCTCAGTATCACGATCTCTCTGATCTCAAGAAGCTCTCCCGCGACCTCAAGGCTCAGGCCAAAGCCGCTGAAGAGGCCAAAAAGAAGGCGCTTGCGGAATCAAGGAAGCTCAACGAAGCGGGCGACGCCTTTCGTGCCGCGATGAAGGAACTCGGGGTGAGCCCGAAGGACGTTACGCGCGGCCGCGTGGTGAAGCCCGTCCTCAAGCCCCGTCCCGTTGCCCGTCAGCACGAAGCCGAAAAGCAGGAAGTGCTTGCCGCCTCGCTCTCGGACGAATGCGATCCGGTGATATTTCTTGAGAGCGAGGACGGCCTCATGTTCCGCCGTCCCGACGTGCCGCCTGAAATCCCGAGGAAGCTCTACCGCGGCGAATGGACGGTGCAGGCGCACATTGACCTCCACGGGCTCTTTGTCGACGAAGCGCGCGAAGCGGTCCTCAAGTTCCTCCGGAACGCCCAGATTCGCGGCGACCGGTGTCTGAGAATCGTCCACGGCAAGGGCTACAACTCCGAGGGCGGCCACAGCGTCCTGAAGGAAATGGTCCGCCGGTGGCTCAAGCAGCGCTCTGAAGTCATGGCTTTCGTCCAGGCTCCCCCGCACGACGGCGATGCGGGCGCGGTCATCGTGCTGCTTGACCAGAAGCGGCGCTTCACGCCCTGA
- a CDS encoding metallophosphoesterase, giving the protein MATEEIRRKRRRPRRHRRAGLPKTLPKIFFCGDPHGSFEHINEAALQHRPDAIVILGDMQPPQPLEVVLAGAISVAPVWWIPGNHDSDTDAIYDNIWRSTLAAHNLHGRVANVAGLRIAGLGGVFRGQVWMPEDAPNYFCPASFIRRVGLGNMWRGGLPRRHRTTIFPSVYQNLMRQSADILVTHEAPSCHRKGFAAIDRLAEALGVRWAFHGHQHEDRAYGRHHGILMTGVGYRGITSLTGEVIVPAQLDPREAAALENAISWAEGHGAAMKAPSRPAEVKEESESLPTERAVLQVPLMDPRDEQEVRIAEAAERRNLALAEAARHERRRDRELGEAVAARAPGGRWKRMNLQRKKGQKS; this is encoded by the coding sequence ATGGCAACAGAAGAAATCAGAAGAAAAAGGCGTCGTCCTCGTCGTCATCGCAGAGCCGGCCTCCCGAAAACGCTGCCGAAGATTTTCTTTTGCGGCGACCCGCACGGTTCCTTTGAGCACATCAACGAAGCTGCCCTTCAGCATAGGCCTGACGCGATCGTCATTCTGGGCGATATGCAGCCTCCTCAGCCCCTCGAGGTCGTCCTCGCAGGGGCCATAAGCGTTGCGCCTGTCTGGTGGATACCGGGCAATCATGATTCGGATACGGATGCGATCTACGACAACATCTGGCGCAGCACGCTGGCCGCGCATAATCTTCACGGGCGCGTCGCGAATGTGGCCGGGTTGAGAATTGCCGGACTCGGCGGCGTGTTCCGCGGTCAGGTATGGATGCCTGAGGATGCGCCCAATTATTTCTGTCCGGCGAGCTTTATCCGGCGCGTGGGACTGGGAAATATGTGGCGCGGGGGGCTGCCTCGTCGTCATAGAACGACAATCTTCCCGTCCGTCTACCAGAACCTGATGCGTCAGAGCGCGGATATTCTGGTGACGCACGAAGCCCCATCCTGCCACCGGAAGGGCTTTGCCGCGATAGACCGGCTTGCGGAAGCGCTCGGCGTACGCTGGGCTTTCCACGGGCACCAGCATGAAGATCGAGCGTACGGGCGCCATCACGGCATCCTGATGACGGGTGTGGGATACCGCGGCATTACGAGCCTCACGGGAGAAGTGATTGTTCCCGCGCAGCTCGATCCCCGGGAGGCAGCGGCGCTCGAAAATGCAATCAGCTGGGCGGAAGGTCACGGAGCGGCGATGAAAGCGCCTTCCCGTCCTGCGGAAGTGAAGGAAGAAAGCGAGTCTCTACCGACCGAAAGGGCAGTGCTTCAGGTGCCGCTGATGGATCCCCGGGACGAGCAGGAGGTCAGGATTGCCGAAGCGGCGGAGCGTCGGAATCTTGCGCTCGCTGAAGCTGCAAGGCACGAGCGCCGCCGCGACCGGGAGCTCGGCGAGGCTGTTGCCGCGCGGGCTCCGGGCGGGCGCTGGAAGCGCATGAACCTCCAGCGGAAAAAAGGTCAGAAAAGCTGA
- a CDS encoding trimeric intracellular cation channel family protein: protein MIGEPVFAALAHNTTLVDAIGMLGFALAGILAAQGRGVDPVGVFILAFTSAFGGLTIRDLLLDLRPFYWVSHEAITWLILVFTIFAPAIVKRFSRSFAHELFLWADAVGLGVFCASGTLLAWEKGIPPLSCTLVGVGTGILGGVMRDVLLNRMPAALSDRKPYGLAGFVGCWLCVILLSDGVRPEATVYVTAATIVLFRMFTLKVNWEIRYRSELAKKIFPGNGPVSLARMLKRRRSAGENGNPAAPRPKELRREKVIRRDDSAREAPPRYSANVLPQRRDYPKEKPANKPSAGSSEKPRK from the coding sequence ATGATTGGAGAACCCGTCTTCGCCGCGCTCGCGCATAACACGACGCTTGTCGATGCGATCGGCATGCTCGGGTTCGCCCTTGCGGGCATCCTCGCCGCCCAGGGCCGGGGCGTGGACCCTGTGGGCGTCTTCATTCTCGCCTTCACCAGCGCCTTCGGCGGCCTCACCATCCGGGACCTCCTTCTGGATCTGAGACCCTTCTACTGGGTCTCGCATGAAGCGATCACGTGGCTCATTCTCGTCTTCACGATCTTTGCGCCGGCAATCGTGAAGCGCTTTTCGCGCTCCTTTGCCCACGAACTCTTTCTCTGGGCGGACGCTGTCGGGCTCGGCGTTTTCTGCGCATCCGGCACGCTTCTTGCCTGGGAAAAAGGCATTCCGCCTTTATCCTGCACGCTCGTGGGCGTCGGCACCGGCATTCTCGGCGGGGTCATGAGAGACGTTCTTCTCAACCGCATGCCGGCAGCCCTTTCGGATAGAAAGCCCTACGGGCTCGCGGGCTTTGTCGGATGCTGGCTCTGCGTGATTCTCCTTTCCGACGGCGTGCGGCCTGAAGCGACGGTCTATGTGACCGCCGCCACAATCGTGCTCTTCAGAATGTTCACGCTCAAGGTGAACTGGGAAATCCGCTACCGCTCGGAGCTCGCCAAAAAGATCTTCCCCGGCAACGGCCCGGTATCGCTCGCGAGAATGCTGAAGAGGCGCAGAAGCGCGGGAGAGAACGGGAATCCCGCCGCTCCCCGCCCGAAGGAACTCCGTCGGGAGAAGGTCATCCGGCGCGACGACTCCGCACGCGAAGCGCCTCCCCGGTATTCCGCCAATGTGCTCCCGCAGCGGCGCGACTACCCAAAAGAAAAGCCCGCCAACAAACCGTCGGCAGGCTCTTCTGAAAAGCCCCGCAAATAG
- a CDS encoding molybdopterin molybdotransferase MoeA — protein sequence MTDFISIEKVYGILEDAIAPEALIESFPLEKALGRILAETLTSPGDVPPFNNSAMDGFAFKSDELQKGGTVRLLVKGTSYAGTPWEGKLASGEAIRIMTGAATPEGADTVIPFERTETVDENGSTFVVFSAERVRPNENVRIRGEELHAGDAVMEPGIVLTPAYLGLAASLGRASLRCRRLRVAVFSTGDELVEPGTAGALPPGKIWNSNSSVITSLVRTWGAEAEDLGILPDDPNVIRQALTEAASRSDFLIASGGVGEGEHDYTSRVLAEMGSGITHYHVSMRPGKPFSFGRVAGEHTCWFIALPGNPVAAAVSAQLFLRRALLLAAGSTEPLGLPEFPALAAKAIKGRIGRTDLVRGHVACVDGEMRFTPAHSQSSGMLTTLAGMNAMAVLDVNTDRIAEGDTVRCLRLLS from the coding sequence ATGACCGATTTCATCAGCATCGAGAAAGTCTACGGCATCCTTGAGGATGCAATTGCACCGGAAGCCTTGATTGAAAGCTTCCCTCTGGAGAAGGCGTTGGGCCGCATTCTTGCCGAAACGCTTACGTCGCCGGGCGACGTTCCGCCCTTCAATAATTCCGCCATGGACGGATTCGCCTTTAAGAGCGACGAACTTCAAAAGGGAGGAACGGTGCGCCTCCTCGTAAAGGGCACCTCCTATGCAGGCACGCCGTGGGAAGGAAAGCTTGCTTCCGGTGAAGCGATCCGCATCATGACGGGCGCGGCCACGCCGGAGGGTGCGGATACGGTCATTCCTTTCGAGCGCACGGAGACGGTTGACGAGAACGGAAGCACATTCGTTGTCTTTTCGGCCGAACGCGTGCGCCCCAATGAAAACGTCCGCATCCGCGGCGAAGAACTCCATGCGGGCGACGCCGTCATGGAACCCGGCATCGTGCTGACGCCTGCCTATCTTGGACTTGCCGCCTCATTAGGCCGCGCATCATTACGCTGCCGCAGACTTCGCGTAGCCGTTTTCTCGACCGGCGACGAACTCGTGGAGCCGGGTACGGCAGGCGCACTTCCTCCGGGGAAGATCTGGAATTCAAATTCGTCCGTGATCACTTCGCTCGTCCGTACCTGGGGCGCAGAAGCCGAAGACCTCGGCATCCTTCCCGATGACCCGAACGTCATCCGCCAAGCGCTCACTGAAGCCGCCTCACGTTCGGACTTTCTGATTGCGAGCGGCGGCGTAGGCGAAGGCGAACACGACTACACCTCGCGGGTGCTCGCGGAAATGGGGAGCGGCATCACTCACTATCACGTCAGCATGCGCCCTGGGAAACCCTTCTCCTTCGGACGTGTGGCAGGCGAACACACCTGCTGGTTCATAGCGCTCCCCGGCAATCCGGTCGCTGCCGCCGTCTCCGCGCAGCTTTTCCTGAGGCGCGCGCTACTCCTTGCTGCCGGCTCCACGGAGCCCCTCGGACTTCCGGAATTCCCCGCGCTCGCCGCTAAAGCCATCAAGGGGCGCATCGGCCGCACGGATCTCGTGAGAGGACATGTGGCATGTGTCGATGGGGAAATGCGCTTTACGCCCGCTCATTCCCAGAGCTCCGGCATGCTCACAACGCTTGCCGGCATGAATGCCATGGCCGTCCTCGATGTGAATACGGACCGCATTGCCGAAGGCGATACGGTCCGTTGTCTCAGGCTTCTTTCCTGA
- a CDS encoding helix-turn-helix transcriptional regulator, whose translation MKSNMRRLIIDKLLTEKEYVAFEEFELLLKVSAPTIKRELQYMREELHAPIRYSRAHNGYYYASGALQTAEERKLRIGKGGKAMPAKGNDTTRPNIVASRLSKKQWYSSEELFVLTSTYDLLGALEVDRSSALATELPPLRSRVLGLFTLGGTAPRELMRRVRVVERRVVFQEPATFETIGCALCEKRRVRISYYSWRTDEHSTREISPMRLVHYRNRWYVDAFCHLTQQLKTFQIENIESAEILTTSVKRMVLDDVARELDAGYGIFHGKEIKTARLHFDGRAAHYVLREAWHPKQRVQQLDDGSLMLLVPYSDPTEIVGEILRWGSRVEVLEPQELRDQVSSEAERIAALYKESTKAGSRD comes from the coding sequence ATGAAGAGCAATATGCGCCGCTTGATCATCGACAAGTTGCTGACCGAGAAGGAATATGTTGCCTTTGAGGAATTCGAGCTCCTGCTCAAGGTAAGTGCTCCCACGATCAAGCGCGAACTGCAGTACATGCGCGAGGAGCTCCATGCGCCGATCCGCTATTCGCGCGCCCACAACGGCTACTACTACGCTTCGGGCGCTCTGCAGACGGCTGAGGAGAGAAAGCTCCGCATCGGGAAGGGCGGAAAAGCCATGCCCGCCAAGGGCAACGACACCACGAGGCCCAATATTGTTGCCTCGCGCCTCTCGAAGAAGCAGTGGTATTCGTCTGAGGAACTTTTCGTTCTTACCTCGACCTACGATCTTCTCGGAGCCCTGGAGGTTGACCGCTCTTCTGCGCTCGCTACGGAGCTTCCGCCGCTGAGGTCCCGGGTTCTCGGACTTTTCACGCTCGGCGGAACAGCGCCGAGGGAACTCATGCGCCGCGTGCGCGTGGTTGAGCGCCGGGTGGTCTTTCAGGAGCCGGCCACGTTTGAAACCATCGGCTGCGCGCTTTGCGAAAAGCGCCGCGTGAGGATTTCTTATTACTCGTGGCGTACGGATGAACATTCAACGCGTGAAATTTCGCCCATGAGGCTGGTTCACTACCGCAACCGCTGGTATGTGGACGCCTTCTGCCATCTCACGCAGCAGCTCAAAACTTTCCAGATCGAAAACATCGAAAGCGCCGAAATTCTGACGACGAGCGTGAAGCGCATGGTGCTTGACGACGTCGCCAGGGAGCTCGACGCGGGCTACGGTATTTTCCACGGCAAGGAGATCAAGACTGCCCGGCTTCACTTTGACGGTAGAGCCGCGCATTACGTTCTCCGCGAAGCCTGGCATCCGAAGCAGCGCGTGCAGCAGCTCGATGACGGTTCTCTGATGCTTTTGGTCCCCTATTCTGATCCGACGGAAATCGTCGGAGAAATCCTTCGCTGGGGGTCGCGCGTTGAGGTTCTTGAACCTCAGGAACTGCGCGATCAGGTCAGCAGCGAGGCCGAACGCATCGCAGCTCTCTATAAGGAGAGCACGAAAGCAGGCTCGCGGGATTAA
- the trxB gene encoding thioredoxin-disulfide reductase produces MSKINHARVVILGSGPAGWTAAVYAARANLEPVLITGMEAGGQLMTTTEVDNWPGAAEGIEGPQLMERMQKQAERFGTRVFYDLVKTADLSQRPFTLTTDMGETWTADTLILATGASAMYLGLPSEEAYKGKGVSACATCDGFFYRGRPVAVVGGGNAAVEEALYLANIASHVTLVHRRKTFRAEPILVDQLMKMVDEGKITLELDREVAEVLGNGKAVTGLSLKSTIGEAPKEVAVEGVFIAIGHRPNTAVFEGQLKLMNGYIATAGTGSSAATSTSVPGVFAAGDVQDPFYRQAVTSAAAGCMAALDVQRFLEAEEAMKR; encoded by the coding sequence ATGTCGAAAATCAATCACGCCCGCGTCGTCATCCTCGGCTCCGGTCCGGCAGGATGGACAGCGGCCGTATACGCCGCCCGCGCCAATCTTGAACCGGTGCTCATCACCGGCATGGAAGCGGGCGGACAGCTTATGACGACGACCGAAGTCGACAACTGGCCGGGCGCAGCCGAAGGCATTGAAGGCCCTCAGCTCATGGAACGCATGCAGAAGCAGGCCGAACGCTTCGGCACGCGTGTGTTCTACGACCTTGTGAAGACGGCGGACCTTTCGCAGCGCCCCTTTACGCTCACGACCGATATGGGCGAAACGTGGACGGCGGACACGCTGATTCTCGCGACGGGCGCTTCAGCCATGTACCTCGGCCTCCCGAGCGAAGAGGCCTATAAGGGCAAAGGCGTCTCGGCCTGCGCCACCTGCGACGGCTTCTTCTACCGCGGCAGGCCCGTGGCGGTGGTGGGCGGGGGCAATGCCGCCGTCGAGGAAGCGCTCTATCTTGCCAACATTGCGAGCCACGTGACGCTCGTTCACCGCAGGAAAACTTTCCGCGCCGAACCGATTCTCGTCGATCAGTTGATGAAGATGGTCGACGAAGGGAAAATCACGCTTGAACTCGACCGCGAAGTGGCTGAAGTTCTCGGCAACGGCAAGGCCGTCACGGGACTTTCGCTCAAAAGCACGATCGGCGAAGCGCCGAAGGAAGTCGCCGTCGAAGGCGTCTTCATCGCGATCGGCCACCGCCCCAATACGGCAGTCTTCGAGGGGCAGCTCAAGCTCATGAACGGCTACATCGCTACAGCGGGCACCGGCAGCTCCGCCGCGACGTCGACTAGCGTTCCCGGCGTCTTCGCCGCGGGCGACGTTCAGGATCCTTTCTACCGCCAGGCAGTAACCTCCGCCGCTGCGGGCTGCATGGCGGCGCTTGACGTTCAGCGTTTTCTTGAAGCCGAAGAAGCGATGAAGCGCTGA